From Osmerus eperlanus unplaced genomic scaffold, fOsmEpe2.1 SCAFFOLD_510, whole genome shotgun sequence, one genomic window encodes:
- the LOC134015848 gene encoding piggyBac transposable element-derived protein 4-like has translation MAKKTQKTKYCLTEVLEEVTGHDSDLSDNVSEENTDFSDFDSEAEDLYQEGGDITLDKKTSDEDYEPDIPAQVSKRPRTAAGQEDSSSSSSDEPQTPQRGSASRRRPRGRGRGRGRGRGSSRTKAGASTSPSGERWNDVDIPDITPPQPTFRPTNPPGPQLIRTATYTALQLFQLFWTNSVLQTILLNTNEFGLTHHSTPTHPWIDLTLQDMFTFISMVIYMGLVKCSTFTDYWRKDKLHSFPFPKQVITGKKFLRISRSLHLSSMADDATNEQRRGTAAFNRLCKINPVYQEIREACKRNYHPGQDIAIDERMVASKARIGLKQYMKNKPVRWGYKLFVLADSKSGYTWDFFVYEGKLQGNTGKGLSYESVMELIDTQLLGTGYKLFVDNFYTSPTLFRDLLQKRIWACGTIRTNRIGFPKTKENSLDSKSPRGSIRWIRNDPLLFVQWRDTRDVFLCSTLHTAHAQDTVQRRVKGADQRWILKDIPVPPVVKNYNQCMGGVDLSDALIGYYKVLHKTQRWYKTFFYHFLDIGIVNAFLLHKDIAKGKGQVPLTQKAFRETLAVELAELGPQPLPGPSSSIVTQPTASHRPVHISGDSTAGRQRCKHCGLLTPVKCSTCNVALCFVPKRDCYNNWHVAKNIL, from the exons ATGGCAAAGAAGACACAGAAAACGAAGTATTGTCTCACAGAAGTTTTGGAAGAAGTAACTGGACATGATAGTGATTTATCAGACAATGTATCCGAGGAAAACACAGATTTTTCTGACTTTGATTCAGAAGCTGAGGATTTATatcaggaaggaggagatatTACCTTGGATAA GAAAACATCTGATGAGGACTACGAGCCGGATATTCCTGCTCAAGTCAGCAAGCGGCCCCGTACAGCagcaggacaggaggacagcagCAGCTCATCCAGTGATGAGCCTCAAACTCCCCAGAGAGGTTCTGCCAGCAGGAGAAggccaagaggaagaggaagaggaaggggaagggggagaggcagcagcAGAACCAAAGCTGGAGCGTCAACAAGCCCatctggagagagatggaatgatGTTGACATTCCTGACATAACACCACCTCAGCCTACTTTCAGGCCGACGAACCCACCTGGACCCCAGCTAATTCGGACAGCGACCTACACAGCCCTGCAGCTTTTCCAACTTTTTTGGACAAACTCGGTATTACAAACTATCCTTCTAAACACCAATGAGTTTGGCTTGACTCACCACTCCACACCCACTCACCCCTGGATTGATCTGACATTGCAGGACATGTTTACCTTCATTTCCATGGTCATCTACATGGGTCTAGTAAAATGCTCTACATTTACTGATTACTGGCGAAAGGACAAACTGCACAGCTTCCCTTTCCCAAAACAGGTAATAACCGGGAAGAAGTTCCTCCGAATCTCCAGATCTCTTCATCTGAGTAGCATGGCGGACGATGCTACTAatgagcagaggagaggcacaGCAGCCTTCAACCGTCTTTGCAAGATCAACCCAGTTTACCAGGAGATAAGAGAAGCATGCAAAAGGAACTATCACCCAGGCCAGGATATTGCCATTGACGAGAGGATGGTTGCCTCTAAAGCTCGCATTGGCCTAAAACAATATATGAAAAATAAGCCTGTTCGCTGGGGATACAAACTGTTTGTTCTGGCTGACTCGAAGAGCGGTTACACATGGGACTTTTTTGTGTATGAAGGAAAGCTCCAAGGAAACACTGGCAAGGGTCTCAGCTATGAATCAGTGATGGAGCTAATAGACACACAGTTGCTGGGCACCGGGTACAAACTCTTTGTTGACAATTTCTACACAAGTCCCACCCTTTTCCGAGACCTCCTTCAGAAGAGGATCTGGGCATGCGGAACCATCCGCACAAACAGAATTGGATTCCcgaaaacaaaagaaaacagtTTGGACTCAAAATCTCCCCGCGGCAGCATTCGCTGGATAAGGAACGACCCCCTCCTCTTTGTCCAGTGGCGAGACACAAGGGACGTCTTCCTGTGTTCAACGCTCCACACAGCACATGCACAGGACACGGTGCAGAGGAGGGTCAAAGGTGCAGATCAGCGCTGGATACTGAAAGACATCCCAGTTCCGCCAGTGGTAAAGAACTACAACCAGTGCATGGGTGGAGTGGACCTCTCCGATGCACTGATCGGATACTATAAAGTACTCCACAAGACCCAGAGATGGTACAAGACCTTCTTTTATCATTTCCTGGACATTGGGATTGTGAACGCCTTCCTCCTTCACAAAGACATTGCAAAAGGAAAAGGACAGGTACCTCTGACCCAGAAGGCCTTCAGAGAGACCCTTGCTGTTGAACTGGCAGAGTTGGGGCCTCAACCCTTACCCGGTCCCTCATCTTCCATCGTGACTCAACCCACAGCTAGTCACAGGCCAGTGCATATCAGTGGAGACAGCACCGCTGGTCGGCAGAGGTGCAAACACTGTGGTTTACTGACACCAGTGAAGTGTTCAACCTGCAATGTAGCTTTGTGCTTTGTCCCCAAACGTGACTGCTACAATAACTGGCATGTTGCCAAAAACATTTTGTGA